One part of the Sciurus carolinensis chromosome 6, mSciCar1.2, whole genome shotgun sequence genome encodes these proteins:
- the Il9 gene encoding interleukin-9 yields MLLVTVLVSALLFGSMASQRCSTTSGIMDADFLLKKLQEDEPSKCSCSANVTSCLCLPIPSDNCSTPCFQEGLSRMTDTMQKKQFSLIFLRMKRSVDILKNNKCPFFSCEQPCNQTTPGNTVTFLRSLLETFQKEKMKGVNSQQ; encoded by the exons ATGCTTCTGGTCACTGTCCTCGTCTCCGCCCTGCTCTTTGGCTCCATGGCGAGCCAGAGGTGTTCCACCACATCAGGAATCATGGATGCTGACTTCCTCCTCAAGAAGCTGCAG GAAGATGAGCCCTCGAAATGCAGCTGCAGCGCCAAT GTAACCAGTTGTTTGTGTCTGCCCATCCCTTCC GATAACTGCAGCACACCGTGCTTCCAGGAGGGGCTGTCCCGGATGACCGACACCATGCAGAAAAAACAATTCTCACTGATTTTCCTTCGGATGAAAAGATCGGTTGACATCCTAAAGAACAACAAGTGTCCA TTTTTTTCCTGTGAACAGCCATGCAACCAAACCACACCAGGCAACACGGTGACATTTCTGAGGAGTCTCCTGGAAACATTCcagaaagagaagatgaaaggGGTGAACAGccaacaatga